In a single window of the Zea mays cultivar B73 chromosome 5, Zm-B73-REFERENCE-NAM-5.0, whole genome shotgun sequence genome:
- the LOC103625891 gene encoding protein transport protein sec23-1 has product MDFAELEAVEGLRWPWHSWPPTAPAAASLVVPTAVLCSPLQHPTAPDLLPLLPYAPLRCASPGCGAALNPFSRVHHGSARWSCPFCGATGNPFPRLLAPDALPAELFPTHSSVEYSLPPDPAEAGGPGPPALVFVIDAATAAEELAVLKDEVRRVVQGLPEGIRVALVTFAASVWVHDLGFEGCARVVVLNGERELESDKIQKLLGVHRSPYKKLAMPRSTEAQRFLLPVSECEFNITSAIEDLSSMSACPRGHRPLRATGAAISTAIALLEGCCSPSTGGRIMVFTSGPATVGPGCVVETDLGKAIRSHRDIFNSNAPLTDKARDFYKKVAKRLTDHALVLDLFACSLDQVGAAELRNPIEVSGGLMVHTESFESEQFKSCFRHMFKREGANNLNMNFNATIEIVTSKEVKICGALGPCISLRRKNSSVSDKEIGEGGTNYWKTSSLSSKTNIAFFFRVDCSRKAEPPTVFFIQFMTRYRAGDGSYRLRVTTVARRWAAPRSPEIAAGFDQEAAAAVMARLAVYRAETYHVRDVIRWLDKMLIRFTAKFGNYVSEDPSTFRLSTNFSLYPQFMYYLRRSQFIDVFNSSPDETAFFRLMLNREGVVGSLIMIQPTLFQYSFDGPPIPVLLDVSSISPDVILLFDSYFYIVIHYGSKIAQWRKLGYHKDPNHENLRKLLEAPEVDAEALLVDRFPVPKLIKCDQHGSQARFLLARLNPSVTQKTQLSEGSEVIFTDDVSLQVFIEHLQELAVQG; this is encoded by the exons ATGGACTTCGCGGAGCTGGAGGCCGTGGAGGGCCTCCGGTGGCCGTGGCACTCGTGGCCGCCGACTGCTCCCGCCGCCGCGTCCCTCGTCGTGCCCACGGCCGTCCTCTGCTCGCCGCTGCAGCACCCCACGGCGCCCGACCTCCTCCCGCTGCTCCCCTACGCGCCGCTCCGCTGCGCCTCCCCGGGTTGCGGCGCCGCGCTCAACCCGTTCTCGCGCGTGCACCACGGCTCCGCGCGCTGGTCCTGCCCCTTCTGCGGCGCCACCGGCAACCCGTTCCCGCGCCTCCTGGCCCCCGACGCGCTCCCCGCCGAGCTCTTCCCCACCCACTCCAGCGTCGAGTACTCGCTGCCTCCGGACCCCGCCGAGGCCGGGGGCCCGGGGCCACCTGCGCTCGTGTTCGTGATCGATGCGGCCACGGCGGCCGAGGAGCTCGCCGTGCTGAAGGACGAGGTACGCAGGGTCGTGCAAGGGCTGCCCGAGGGGATCAGGGTGGCGCTCGTCACTTTCGCTGCGTCCGTATGGGTGCACGATCTTGGATTTGAGGGTTGCGCTCGAGTGGTTGTGCTCAACGGCGAGCGTGAGCTCGAGTCTGACAAG ATACAAAAACTTCTAGGTGTTCACCGTTCACCATACAAGAAGTTGGCTATGCCAAGGTCCACTGAAGCACAGCGATTTTTGCTGCCTGTTTCTGAATGTGAATTTAACATCACATCTGCAATAGAGGACCTGAGCTCCATGTCTGCATGTCCACGTGGGCACCGCCCTTTAAGGGCAACTGGCGCAGCGATTTCTACTGCTATTGCTCTTCTAGAGGGTTGCTGCTCACCCAGTACTGGTGGTCGGATTATGGTCTTTACATCTGGTCCTGCAACAGTTGGTCCAGGGTGTGTTGTGGAAACTGATCTTGGGAAAGCAATTCGTTCTCATCGTGACATATTCAATAGCAACGCACCTTTGACTGACAAAGCACGTGATTTCTATAAGAAAGTTGCAAAGAGGTTGACAGATCATGCATTAGTTCTTGATCTGTTTGCTTGCTCCCTTGATCAGGTTGGGGCCGCAGAGCTGAGGAATCCAATTGAAGTGTCAGGGGGTTTAATGGTGCATACAGAATCATTTGAGTCTGAGCAGTTCAAAAGCTGTTTTAGGCATATGTTCAAGCGTGAAGGCGCCAATAACCTTAATATGAACTTCAATGCGACGATTGAAATAGTGACATCAAAGGAGGTGAAGATTTGTGGCGCCCTTGGTCCCTGCATTTCCCTTCGCAGGAAAAATAGCTccgttagtgataaggaaattggTGAAGGTGGGACAAATTATTGGAAAACTAGTTCACTGAGCAGCAAGACCAACATTGCTTTCTTTTTCCGAGTTGATTGCAGTCGTAAAGCTGAGCCCCCAACTGTCTTCTTTATTCAGTTCATGACAAGGTACCGAGCTGGTGATGGTAGTTATCGCCTAAGGGTAACGACCGTTGCAAGAAGGTGGGCTGCTCCTCGATCTCCTGAAATTGCTGCAGGGTTTGATCAGGAAGCTGCTGCAGCTGTTATGGCCAGGCTTGCTGTTTACAGGGCAGAGACGTACCATGTTAGAGATGTTATACGATGGCTTGACAAGATGCTTATCCGCTTCACTGCTAAGTTTGGAAACTATGTTTCTGAAGATCCATCTACATTTCGGCTGTCAACAAACTTCTCCTTGTATCCACAGTTCATGTACTACTTGCGGAGATCACAGTTCATTGATGTTTTCAACAGCTCTCCTGATGAAACTGCTTTCTTCAGGTTGATGCTGAATAGGGAGGGAGTTGTGGGGTCTCTAATCATGATCCAGCCTACTCTATTCCAGTACTCATTTGATGGACCACCTATTCCTGTGCTGTTAGATGTCAGCTCCATCTCTCCTGATGTCATTTTACTATTTGATTCATACTTCTATATCGTGATTCATTATGGCTCAAAGATTGCTCAATGGAGGAAGCTTGGCTATCACAAGGACCCAAACCACGAAAATTTGCGGAAGCTCCTTGAAGCACCAGAAGTAGATGCAGAGGCACTATTGGTAGACCGTTTCCCTGTGCCAAAACTCATAAAGTGTGACCAGCATGGTAGTCAGGCCAGGTTCCTGCTCGCTCGCTTGAATCCATCTGTGACACAGAAAACACAGCTTTCAGAGGGATCTGAAGTCATTTTCACCGACGATGTTAGTTTGCAAGTGTTTATTGAACACTTGCAGGAGTTGGCTGTTCAGGGCTAG
- the LOC100283579 gene encoding IAA13 - auxin-responsive Aux/IAA family member has product MAGADVDVGTELRLGLPGGGAAAAKKDTIDLKLKLPTAGMEEAAAAARPEPAAEKAKRPAEAPAADAEKPPAPKAQAVGWPPVRSYRRNAMTVVQAVRSKKEEEPEKQQQPAAANAFVKVSMDGAPYLRKVDLKTYGSYKDLSAALKKMFGTFVTATGNSMNEGRLVDPAGDADDVVTTYEDKDGDWMLVGDVPWEMFVDSCKRLRIMKSSEAIGLAPRTKDKCKNKS; this is encoded by the exons ATGGCTGGCGCCGACGTCGACGTCGGGACGGAGCTCCGGCTCGGCCTGCCGGGAGGAGGCGCCGCGGCGGCCAAGAAGGACACCATCGACCTCAAGCTGAAGCTGCCCACCGCCGGCATGGAGGAGGCGGCTGCCGCCGCCAGGCCGGAGCCGGCAGCCGAGAAGGCCAAGAGGCCCGCCGAGGCGCCGGCCGCCGATGCCGAGAAGCCACCTGCACCCAA GGCACAGGCCGTGGGCTGGCCACCAGTCCGGTCGTACCGCAGGAACGCCATGACCGTCGTCCAGGCCGTGAGGAGCAAGAAGGAAGAGGAACCTGAGAAGCAGCAACAGCCCGCTGCCGCCAACGCCTTCGTGAAGGTCAGCATGGACGGCGCGCCCTACCTGCGCAAGGTGGACCTGAAGACGTACGGCAGCTACAAGGACCTCTCCGCTGCACTCAAGAAGATGTTCGGCACCTTCGTCACCGCAACTG GGAACAGCATGAACGAGGGGAGATTGGTTGATCCGGCCGGCGATGCTGATGATGTGGTCACTACTTACGAAGACAAGGATGGTGACTGGATGCTGGTCGGCGACGTCCCGTGGGA GATGTTTGTCGACTCATGCAAGCGTCTGAGGATCATGAAGAGTTCTGAAGCCATAGGTCTTG CACCAAGAACGAAGGATAAGTGCAAGAACAAGAGCTGA